The genomic stretch ATTCGGTGCAACGGATGTGATGTAATCAAGGTGCACCAAGAGGAGTTTAGGACTCTGCAAAGAAACAAGGAGAAGATGCGTTACTGATAAATACCCTTTGGCACCACACacttataaataaaataaactagATCGGTTCATTTTTGTTGATTGATATCGTGGCAATTTTGGACACGACATGATAACACATTCAAACACGAGACGGATTTAGCAAGTTTAGGTTGAGTCTAATCGTGTTCGGGTCAATTTGGCATCGACCTGCAAGGCGCGGTTAATAATTCTATCGTGCACGTGCCAAAATTGCCATACACGAAATTGATTCGGACCATCCGTTTTAACTTAATTGGAATTGTTGACACGACGTTTGTGTGAACCCGTCCAAAATATTTAGCTACAAAGCACTAGTCTTTTCATGTTAGTCACTATTAAGATTGTAAATTGATGGATTATTATAACCTCTATATTAGTTTCATGAAGAATGGAGAGCATCTCGTCTCGGGTTCTTGTTCGTGGGGGGATTGCGTGTCTAGCCGGTCGAGCAATGTCGCGTGTGGACCAGTTAAATTTCACAATCGTACTCGTGGCGCGTAGGTCTACACCATTAATTGATCGCGTCTTCTATTTGGGTTTAATTGTTGAATAAGGCTAATTCTTATGCCGACCCGATACAAACACGACCCGGAAACATGAATTGCCACCAACTAGGACGAAGGAGTTGGTGAATCAAAGTGGATCAATTCCGCGCAAAGCACAAGATTCAATCTCTCTTTTCCAATTCCCCACAAAAGAGAACAACGTTTGATTCAATGCATATGAATATGGCAACCACTACTCTAGCTTGCGTATAAATACCCACAGCAACTTCTCCTGATGCACTTTGCCCCCTCccaatactctctctctctctctctctctctctctgtttgtgaAAATTGCAAAAGCTGCAAATAGAGAGATTTGAGCTCTGGAGTCACTCTGTTttgagcgctctctctctctgcgtggaGCTGAGTAAGTTTCTCCAGAAAAGCTACGCCCTTTATGCATGCTGTGAAACCACATGGGTCTGGTTCAAGAACACAGTGCCGAATCTGCATCAATCTTTCCCCTTTTCATTCTTTGGCATTGGGCAGTAGAGAGGTTCAAGAATGATTTTGTGTTGCTATGTGGGCAAAGCCCGTTTGCTCTTTTAAGCTCATCCAATGCTCAAAATGCTTTTTGCCTCCTGTTTTTTAGCACCCGAGCGAGATTACATCTTTTTGATGGCAACACGGGTTCACTTTCGTGATATGTACCGTGTTTGTTACCTTTTTTGCAACTCATGCGAGGTCCATTTCACCTGCAACTCCCAGGCAACATGTCATTATTCCTACAATTTTGCGGTTCAGTGGAAACAAACCATGTTTCGGCTCTGTTCACATTCTCAATTGATTCGTTTTGTTTGGGGGTGGGTGGTGGGGGAGTTGCGAATCATTCTACTGACAACTTCCTCGTGTTTATGAATGAGCAAGCCTTCAGAGATGGCTGGCGCGGAGAGGAGCCGGTCCGGGAGGCAAAACACGGGGCGTGGCGGGGTGGCAGCGGGGAGCGTGATGAGCAAGAGCACGAGCAGGAGGAGTGCTTGGAGCATGGAGGACGTGTTCAGAGACTCCGGTAGGACGAatgacgaagacgaagaagcgCTGAAATGGGCCGCGATCGAGAGACTGCCCACGTACGACCGCTTGAGGACGAGCATCATCCAGTCGTTCACGGACAACAACAGTGAGAACAGTAAGGTGGTGATGAACAGTAGAGCGGTGGACTTGAGGAACCTCGACATGGACGACAAGCAGAAGTTCATCGACAGGGTCTTCAGGGTGGCCGAGGAAGACAACGAGAAGTTCCTGAAGAAGTTCAGGCATCGGATTGACAAGTACGCCGATTCCTCCCTGCCACTCTCATTTTACCACATCAAGGAGACGTTACCCCATGCTCTGGCGAATTCGTGTTTACGCGtcggacaaaaaaagtttcgatTTTTCAAAGCATAAACGCAAGACACGTCAGCCTCTATCATCTCCTCATGATCTACAGACAAATGAACtcccaagaaagaaaagaaaacatatttAGGCAGACTACTTTCTTCAACCTTTGACGTGTACATGGTCCTGCTCCCATGATAAAATATCAGTATTCATAGCGTTAACCTTTAGATCCCAGTTAAACAGAGTCATTTGATCTGGAGCATAAGGGCAAATACATCTCCTGATTTGGATTTTGTGGGTTGCTTCTTTGTCCTCTAATCAGTTGgtgattatgttttttttttttcgcaggGTTGGGATAAAACTACCAACAGTGGATGTTAGATTTGAGCACTTGACGGTGGAAGCAGATTGCCATATAGGAAGCAGAGCCCTTCCCACTCTTCCAAATGCTGCCCAAAACATTGCAGAGTCTGCTTTCGGCTTGCTTGGTATTAGATGGGCCAAGACAACTAAGCTCACCATCATCAAAGATGTCTCCGGAATCATAAAGCCCTCCAGGTTCGAACCCTTGACCTGTATTCTGTCGATTGCTAGTGAAAATCGTCTTTTTCTATAAGCAATTTTCAGGAGATCGACATTTATGTCAATACACGCGATTGAAATTTAGGGAATCAATACCGACTCCTTCATGAATTTTAGAAGATCGAcatatgtaaatatttttcaaacggGTGACGTACTTCTCGAATTATGTGTGCCAACAACTTGGGTGATTCGTAAATTTTTCTGCAGAGAAGATACCCCAAGTAATCAGATTGGAAACTTTTAAATGGCAGTTCTTTACCTTCTTTCAACTTTTTAATTAGTTACACATTATCTATGCCGCTTAACATAATTTGTACTGTAAATTGTGAATTGTTGCCTTTAGGATGGCTCTGCTATTAGGACCTCCATCCTCAGGAAAGACCACCCTTCTCCTGGCCCTTGCAGGAAAGTTGGACCCAAGCTTGAAGGTAATTAATCAATtataatgcatttttttttccaaagccCTTGTCagataaagagaaaaatttccATCTGAATTGTGCATATGGCTGATGTTACATGGCGATTCAACACAGGTTGAAGGAGATATTACATACAATGGACACAGGCTAAATGAGTTTGTACCACAGAAGACAGCTGCATATATTAGCCAAAACGATGTTCATGTTGGGGAAATGACTGTCAAAGAAACCTTGGACTTCTCTGCGAGGTGCCAAGGAGTCGGGACTCGATACGGTAAATAATAATTCAACTAAGAGCGAGatcgaatttgaatttttggtcaactttacacaaaaacaaaaagaaaaaacagaggaaaaaagatcaaaatttttGTGTGATTTTTTGCAGAACTTCTTAGTGAGCTTGcaagaagagagaaatatgCTGGGATCTTCCCTGAAGCTGAAGTTGATCTCTTCATGAAGGTAAACACATCTTGGGAACAGTTCTATCGGATTAGTCACGTGTACGTCATTAATCACTGGTCGATccgaaaaaaaagcaaagaacagAAGATGTGGCGACTATTTACTCTATACTCTCGACATGATACACACCGCAATTTTGACATTATCGCAtgctttttcaaaattagtcacATGTATTTCTCAGCattcaatttcaaataatgagaTTTACTTCTTCTTTCCTATGATCTTCCAGGCAACGGCAATGAAAGGTGTAGAGAGCAGCCTCATTACAGACTACACACTGAAAGTGAGTGGCCCTGAACACTCATCTCAGCCAAATCCTGTTGAACTGATATCGACAAGAACATTAAAATTCCATGATCAGGAAAATCTTTGCTTTtgtattttgtgtttttttttcttggtcaacaTTTTCAACTCACCTACCACGTTGACGGGTGTCCAACTTTATTGGTGAACTCTGGGGCCCACGCCCATGCCTGCTTGATATGTTTTACACTTCACCtggtgaacaatttccaatcgAAGAACATGTCCGCGTCCGAAAACCAACTTCATAACTGTTTTGTCAGCTTTCTAAGTTTCGTTCAACACCTTCGCACGTTAGGAAATTAGGCAGTGTTTAGATGGCTTTGACAACCCCAATTTGAGAGATCACCAACCCATTTGCGAAAACTGCGCGTGCGCAGGCGTGTGCCTAAAGCATAATCAAAAAGCGTATGAAGCGACTACTCGGGTATCAAACTCTATATGCGTTCCGTGAAGAGCTTTTCCGAAAGGTTCATGAAACTCATAATACAGAGAAGATGAATTGATGATGAAATCTCACTTacaaatgagaaatgaccatgAGTGTTTATCTACTTTAATTAGACAATGTACCAGGATCTTGATGGCTTGAATTGAATCTACTATCTAGGATTAGTGAGGATCTCAGTTCTTTTATTAGCATGTATAATTAATACTGGTCTCTGATAACAAGTTCGTGtgatggacaaaaaaataaaaaaccagcTTTTGGGGCTTGATATATGCCGGGACACAATTGTTGGCGATGAAATGCAGAGAGGCATATCTGGTGGGCAGAAGAAAAGAGTGACAACAGGTTCGTTCCATTCACTAAGACAACATAAATTCTTTAATGTGCATCTTGATCTTGTGGCATTTCTGCACATAGGTTTGAAATTTGAATTCCCCCCAAGAGTGTTTTAGATGCATGTCGTGTACTTCTATGTGAAGTTAGATGGGTTAAATATGATTTCCGGAATAGCCTCCGCATGGAACATGTCACGCATCGGGACATTCGGACGGTCCATGTTGTTATGAGGACTGGATATGAAATCGTTGCGATTTTCGACTGGGTACAAATTGAGTGAGTTAGAGGATTTGATAAGTATAGGCATATCAGAAGCGGAATTTTGACTGTTTTACTACTTGTGGTGTTAAACCACCAGGAGAGATGATAGTCGGGCCAACCAAGACGCTCTTCATGGATGAGATATCGACAGGCCTGGACAGCTCAACGACGTTCCAGATCGTGAAGTGCATGCAGCAGATCGCGCACCTCACGGACGCGACCATACTGATGTCCCTGCTGCAGCCGGCTCCTGAGACATTCGATCTGTTCGACGACATCATACTCTTATCAGAAGGCCAGATCGTGTACCAGGGGCCCCGTGACCATATCCTCGAGTTCTTCGAGCAGTGCGGGTTCCAGTGCCCAGAGAGGAAAGGGACTGCTGATTTCTTGCAAGAGGTAAACATGTATTGTCATGCACAGCAACTGAACAATGGGCATGTATGGTTAAATAAGTCGGGTCGAATCTAGAGTTGAGCTACTCAATCTTTAAATCCCCAGCATCACTTTGGCATTTTGTTCGCCAGCATTATTCATGTGTAACAGTATGAAATCTCTCATCTCTGTGTACTTTTGGCAGGTGACATCACGGAAGGATCAGGAGCAGTACTGGGCAGACAGAAGCAAACCATACAGATACATATCAGTGAGCGAGTTCGCAGAGAATTTCAAGCACTTCCATGTGGGAATGAGGCTGGACAACGAGCTCTCCATCCCGTTTGACAAGAGCCTCAGCCACCGAGCCGCCCTCGTCTTCACTAGGTACTCGGTCCCCAAGATGGATCTCCTCAAGGCCTGCTTCGACAAGGAGTGGCTGCTCATCAAGAAGAACGCGTTTGTCTACATCTTCAAGACTGTCCAGATCATTCTCATGGCGATCATCGCGTCGACGGTGTTCATAAGGACCAGGATGCACACACGTAATGAAGATGATGGTGCTCTATACGTCGGCGCACTCTTGTTCTCCATGATCATCAATATGTTCAATGGTTTTGCGGAGCTCTCGATGACCATAACGAGGCTTCCAGTGTTCTACAAGCACAGAGACCTTCTCCTTCACCCTGCATGGACTTTCACCCTCCCCAATTTCCTGCTGAGGATTCCCATGTCTGTGTTGGAGTCCATTGTTTGGATCGTCATGACGTACTACTCCATCGGATTCGCACCCGAACCGAGCAGGTAATTTTCGAAATGGCCCCCATTTCTATTCAGTGGTAACTTCTACTGTACAGAAATTCACGTGGCGTACAGATTTAAAAGCACTCTGTGATGTCTTCGTTGTAACTGATTGTATGTAGGGAGTGAGTCTTGAAATGTGAATTGAACTGGCATCTAATATTCTCCTACTTGCAGGCTTTTCAAGCAACTGCTGTTGATATTCCTGATCCAACAAATGGCTGCTGGAATCTTTCGATTCATAGCCGGAGTCTGCAAGACGATGATTATTGCCAACACGGGTGGAGCTCTCATGCTTCTCTTGGTGTTCATGCTCGGCGGTTTCATACTTCCGCGAGGTCAGACTTGTTACTCATTATTTCATTGAAAAACGATGTGCCGCAAAACAAAGTGGACTAGTGAACATGAAATGCTCTGTATGCATGTGGCAGGCCAAATACCGAGCTGGTGGAAATGGGGCTACTGGGTTTCTCCTATGACGTATGGTTTCAATGCCATTACCGTGAACGAGATGTTCGCTCCGAGATGGATGGACAAATGGGTAAATagttatcttcttccttttccaccTCATAGAATCCAGCATGTACTTAGAAATGAACAATGCCGAGGCATTGCGGAGCTTAAAAACTTTGATGTCTTTCCTGACCTTGAACTTAATATGCATTTCAGGCCTCGGACAATGTCACAAGATTAGGCATTGCAGTGCTTAAAAACTTTAATGTCTTTCCTGAGAGAAATTGGTACTGGATTGGAGCAGCTGCACTTCTGGGGTTCACAGTTCTCTTCAATGTGCTCTTCACTTTCGCGCTTATGTACCTAAACCGTGAGTAACTAAAATAAACTACAGTTTTTCCCCTTGTATCTAATTCTAAGAGCTCTTCATTTTGATTGGAACGTGATAGCTCCTGGGAGACCACAAGCTAT from Rhodamnia argentea isolate NSW1041297 chromosome 2, ASM2092103v1, whole genome shotgun sequence encodes the following:
- the LOC115737553 gene encoding ABC transporter G family member 29-like, whose translation is MAGAERSRSGRQNTGRGGVAAGSVMSKSTSRRSAWSMEDVFRDSGRTNDEDEEALKWAAIERLPTYDRLRTSIIQSFTDNNSENSKVVMNSRAVDLRNLDMDDKQKFIDRVFRVAEEDNEKFLKKFRHRIDKVGIKLPTVDVRFEHLTVEADCHIGSRALPTLPNAAQNIAESAFGLLGIRWAKTTKLTIIKDVSGIIKPSRMALLLGPPSSGKTTLLLALAGKLDPSLKVEGDITYNGHRLNEFVPQKTAAYISQNDVHVGEMTVKETLDFSARCQGVGTRYELLSELARREKYAGIFPEAEVDLFMKATAMKGVESSLITDYTLKLLGLDICRDTIVGDEMQRGISGGQKKRVTTGEMIVGPTKTLFMDEISTGLDSSTTFQIVKCMQQIAHLTDATILMSLLQPAPETFDLFDDIILLSEGQIVYQGPRDHILEFFEQCGFQCPERKGTADFLQEVTSRKDQEQYWADRSKPYRYISVSEFAENFKHFHVGMRLDNELSIPFDKSLSHRAALVFTRYSVPKMDLLKACFDKEWLLIKKNAFVYIFKTVQIILMAIIASTVFIRTRMHTRNEDDGALYVGALLFSMIINMFNGFAELSMTITRLPVFYKHRDLLLHPAWTFTLPNFLLRIPMSVLESIVWIVMTYYSIGFAPEPSRLFKQLLLIFLIQQMAAGIFRFIAGVCKTMIIANTGGALMLLLVFMLGGFILPRGQIPSWWKWGYWVSPMTYGFNAITVNEMFAPRWMDKWASDNVTRLGIAVLKNFNVFPERNWYWIGAAALLGFTVLFNVLFTFALMYLNPPGRPQAIISEESAKEMEAQQEPQMRRHPSNKDRKTRSLYTSNGSNTGEMRTQRVSRPVNTNELSRHHSSPGGANGVALKRGMVLPFIPLAMSFDNVNYFVDMPAEMKEQGVTEDKLQLLQEVTGAFRPGVLTALMGVSGAGKTTLMDVLAGRKTGGYIEGDIRISGFPKKQETFARISGYCEQNDIHSPQVTVKESLIYSAFLRLPKEVSPEEKMIFVDEVMELVELNNLKDAIVGLPGITGLSTEQRKRLTIAVELVANPSIIFMDEPTSGLDARAAAIVMRTVRNTVDTGRTVVCTIHQPSIDIFEAFDELLLMKRGGQVIYLGPLGRNSHKIIEYFEDIPGIPKIKEKYNPATWMLEVSSVAAEVRLQINFAEHYKSSSLYRRNTALVKELSTPLPGAKDLYFPTQYSQSTWGQFISCIWKQWCTYWRSPEYNLVRFFFTLACALMVGTIFWKVGTKRENSNDLTTVIGAMYAAVLFVGINNCTTVQPIVAIERTVFYRERAAGMYSSLAYALAQVMCEIPYVFVQTTYYTLIVYAMVSFQWTVEKFFWFFFVSFFSFLYFTYYGMMTVSITPNHQVASIFAAAFYALFNLFSGFFIPKPRIPKWWLWYYWTCPVAWTVYGLIVSQYGDVTDRIKVPGMSPDPTIKWYIEHHFGYDPGFMGPIAGVLVGFAVFFALLFAYCIKSLNFQMR